The DNA region AATCATCGTATCGTCTGTTGATCCATCATTTACTAAGATAAGTTCTGCGTTAGCGTAATTCTGTGTACAAAAACCAGATATACAATGTTGTATTACTTTTTTTTCATTAAATGCTGGAACAATGACAGAAAAACTATATTGCTTAGAAATTTTGCTTCGTTTCCTTTTTTCGTTTTTGAATAGTGGAATCATTATATAAATAGTTTGAAATATAACAAAAGCAGTGAAAATCGCAAAAGAAATGTAAAGAAACACCATTAATCTCCACCCCTTTTATATTGATAAACTCTTACATAATCAATTAACATTTCTTTTGGATAATCGTCATCTGGATCTGGTCCACCTGGCCATATTCCACCAATTGCTGTATTAAAATACAAAAATAGTGGCTTATTAGGCGAAAACTTATCTGTTTCAAAAACTGGTTGTTCGTCAATATACCACTTTATTTTTTCCTCTTCCCATACAAGACTGTATTTATGAAAGCCTTTAGAAAAATCTATATCTTCAGTTCTGTAATGAAAGTAATCCCTCATCTTATGACCGTCTGAGTTTTTCCAGTGCACAACAAAGTATAGCTCATTAGGAGCATGACCTAAATTTTCCATTATATCAATTTCAGGAAGCCAGCTATCTTCATTTGAATTTACAAGCCAGAAAGCAGGGAAAACCCCTTTTCCTCTTGGTAGTTTTGCTCTTATATCAATTTTTCCGTACGTAAATTCAAATTTCCCTTGAGAAGTTATTGCACCAGAAGTATATTTTCTACCTTTAAATCGTTCTTTTTTACTTTCAATAATTAAGAATCCATCTTTAATGATTACATTATCTGGAGTATAATACTGCCATTCTTCATTTTTATAAGCTGCCCAATCCTGTAAATTCCAATTTTGTAAGGAACGCTGATCTTGAAATTCATCACCCCATATGAACTTCCATCGATTGTTCCCTGTTCTTAACTCCAAAGCTTTATTTCGATAATCTTGTTCACTAACTATTTTTTTAATAACTTCAATTTCATGTTGACCAATTATTAATTCTTCATCATAATAACCTGATAACAAAATTAGGAAAGTGAGAAAAAAATAATGTGACAACAATACGACTCTCCCTCCTATTTATTATTAATCAAAGTTTTAGAGTTTTTCTGTAAGGACAAGGGACTTTGCCTTCATTACTGCATCTTAATACATGATGTTATCACTATTATTAAGTTGTTATCGTGGTTTTCTGTAAATGTATGAAAGGGGAGAACTAAGTATGTTCTAAAATTAGTTAAGTAAATTTTGGAATTAGACTACTATACGAAGAAGTTAACGACAAAGTCATTCATAAAATTACTACTCATTGCACAGTTACAAGACGTTAATAGTTTACATTCGCTAAGCGACTATCTTTATGATGATCAACTGCAAAAAGAAATCAACCTGAATTCAATCAGTATTTCTCAGTTGTCACGACGATTAAACGGTATCGATCTCAATATATTTTAACGACTTTTGCTTGATCTAGTCGAACACATGTATTTCAAAACACACGCTACATATTGCGACGCCTTTGAAAATTAATTAAGTTATCGCTTTTACTCTCGTCTGATTGTAAATATAAACTCTCCTTTCCTTTGAACATAACATTAATTGTTATGGACTGAAATAACGATCTTAACTATACAATTTATTTCTTAAAAATTTCTTAAATTGAATCAATTTCATAATGCATCGTTCTAATTAAGGTTAAAAATGCAGAATTTCATTTTTGATGTTTTTTAAGTTTATATAGCTATTGAATTTTGTAGCACCTTACGGTTCATACGATCAATTGCTAGTTTTGTTCCATTATAAATAAGCGTGACTAAGTCAAAATGTACCTTTGCAACTTTTCCACTTCGATGACGTACATTGTTTAGTTGAAAATATTCTTTGAGATAAGCATTCACACGCTCTACAGATGTTCGGTGTTTATAAAGAGTCTTCCACTTTTGAGAACCTCTGGCAGGCTCTGCATATTTTCGTATATTAACTGTACGTTTTATCTTATAGACTTTCTGACACAGTGTGTCATTTGCAAGTGGACATTCCTTACACTCTTTTGGTCGTGTGTATTTCAATGTATGATAAGCCGAATCATAACTATCATATTGATAAGAATGTTCACGAACACAGGTTGGAGCGAAATTCCCGCCAAATCCTTCAACTTCTTGTTCGTTGCGAGGGTTATAAGCGATAATGCCTTGAGCATTCATGTTGTGTAGTTGTTGATA from Bacillus solimangrovi includes:
- a CDS encoding glycoside hydrolase family 16 protein, with translation MSHYFFLTFLILLSGYYDEELIIGQHEIEVIKKIVSEQDYRNKALELRTGNNRWKFIWGDEFQDQRSLQNWNLQDWAAYKNEEWQYYTPDNVIIKDGFLIIESKKERFKGRKYTSGAITSQGKFEFTYGKIDIRAKLPRGKGVFPAFWLVNSNEDSWLPEIDIMENLGHAPNELYFVVHWKNSDGHKMRDYFHYRTEDIDFSKGFHKYSLVWEEEKIKWYIDEQPVFETDKFSPNKPLFLYFNTAIGGIWPGGPDPDDDYPKEMLIDYVRVYQYKRGGD
- a CDS encoding transposase codes for the protein YQQLHNMNAQGIIAYNPRNEQEVEGFGGNFAPTCVREHSYQYDSYDSAYHTLKYTRPKECKECPLANDTLCQKVYKIKRTVNIRKYAEPARGSQKWKTLYKHRTSVERVNAYLKEYFQLNNVRHRSGKVAKVHFDLVTLIYNGTKLAIDRMNRKVLQNSIAI